Proteins encoded within one genomic window of Hermetia illucens chromosome 2, iHerIll2.2.curated.20191125, whole genome shotgun sequence:
- the LOC119647651 gene encoding synaptotagmin-6 isoform X1: MSGLGPAACWLAHKRLESWSRMAKERVGAVRRAAAERNSEDNPSTPPPLTPSSVSSNTSGGGSGGSGSGSYELTTDSNSSLEECNLAREPHAIQPLASVPAHTVNTEMLRGPLEVTPSPLHTHLQHQSKSFPPRLTRTPSVSSQSSVDSAPSRQSGHRGSSPQIRTFGPDGRTSIPPDHGMMHASRSPSPLRAISLDARCSSPGSTDVSDIRTPSPSQSSLASIVGGSASSVCLQSPKIGRCLSPLLIPPRIPPGVEAGCGPASPLGALQPDLYTRQEGPIYLTAPELSPALGRLHLRIKYDYHLFDLAVHLIEAHNLCPIEDGGFRDPYVRLMLEPEVDQRKRQTSIHRGESNPYFDQHFKFPVSRDQLSGKQLILQVLDYDRYSHNDIIGEVRVSIDDIDLSKSVEIWGDVLRVKKPPEDRPEILISLNFLPQAERLTVVIMKAKNLDTVQEPYVKLYLIQNGKRVKKKKTSNGKSNDPTNPIWNEAFNFSVPTSAVNSTGIEIYVVSTGGEANAIGSCGLGLQEHGPGKQHWQDMIHNARKPTAMWHYLR; this comes from the exons ATGAGTGGTCTTGGACCAGCAGCATGTTGGCTTGCCCACAAACGCCTAGAATCCTGGTCTCGAATGGCCAAAGAGCGTGTTGGGGCTGTCCGACGAGCAGCAGCCGAAAGGAACTCCGAGGATAATCCATCAACCCCACCGCCACTGACGCCCTCATCGGTGTCGTCGAATACAAGTGGCGGCGGGAGTGGCGGAAGTGGTAGCGGAAGCTACGAACTAACAACCGATTCAAATTCATCGTTAGAG GAATGTAATCTTGCGCGTGAACCGCATGCTATTCAACCATTAGCATCGGTCCCGGCCCATACAGTTAACACGGAGATGTTACGTGGACCACTAGAAGTGACGCCGAGTCCCCTGCACACGCATTTGCAACACCAAAGTAAATCGTTTCCTCCACGCTTAACACGAACACCATCTGTATCTAGTCAAAGTAGTGTAGATAGTGCTCCTTCTAGACAATCA GGTCATCGAGGTTCATCTCCCCAAATAAGGACTTTTGGACCAGACGGGCGTACTTCAATCCCACCCGATCATGGAATGATGCAT GCCTCACGATCACCTAGTCCATTACGTGCTATAAGCCTTGACGCCCGATGTTCCTCGCCTGGATCAACTGATGTTAGTGATATACGAACCCCAAGCCCGTCTCAAAGCAGTCTAGCTTCAATAGTAGGCGGTAGTGCTAGCAGTGTTTGCCTACAAAGTCCAAAGATTGGTAGATGTCTTTCACCCTTATTGATTCCTCCTCGAATACCGCCTGGTGTCGAAGCAGGCTGCGGTCCTGCGTCACCACTAGGGGCACTCCAACCTGATCTCTACACTAGGCAAGAAGGACCAATCTATTTGACTGCGCCAGAGTTGAGCCCCGCTTTAGGAAGGCTACACTTACGCATTAAATATGACTACCATCTTTTCGATTTGGCTGTGCATTTAATTGAAGCTCATAACCTTTGTCCTATCGAAGATGGCGGGTTCCGCGATCCTTACGTCAGACTTATGCTGGAGCCGGAAGTGGATCAGAGAAAAAGGCAAACGTCTATCCATCGTGGCGAATCGAATCCATATTTTGATCAACATTTCAAGTTCCCAGTTTCCCGTGATCAACTGTCAGGGAAACAACTTATCTTGCAAGTCCTGGACTACGATCGATACTCGCATAATGACATAATTGGCGAAGTGAGAGTTTCcattgatgatattgatctatCCAAATCGGTTGAG ATATGGGGTGATGTGTTGAGAGTGAAAAAGCCGCCTGAGGATCGTCCGGAGATTTTGATTTCACTGAACTTCTTACCGCAGGCAGAACGACTTACTGTGGTTATTATGAAGGCCAAGAACTTGGATACGGTGCAAGAGCCATACGTGAAG CTCTATCTAATCCAAAATGGAAAACGtgtcaagaagaagaaaaccaGCAATGGAAAATCAAACGACCCAACAAATCCCATATGGAATGAGGCATTCAACTTCAGTGTACCTACATCTGCTGTAAACTCAACAGGAATTGAG ATTTACGTTGTATCGACCGGAGGTGAAGCCAATGCAATCGGCAGTTGCGGTCTCGGCCTACAAGAGCATGGCCCCGGAAAGCAGCACTGGCAGGATATGATCCACAACGCACGGAAACCCACAGCCATGTGGCACTATCTCAGATAA